The genomic stretch accgtcccagagtgggaatgagtgatcaactcagtgcgtgcgctattaatcttaagttatcacaggcatcaattataatatgatcttaatgaaaagaagtcaatcataaatatttaactaatcttattaatgcgcatgtatgcaggatgatatgatgcatgccctcgccacaacgctccctcgagcgactccatctaacgatcgcgtatgacaacactccctcagagcgacctcgactgccgagtcgccaccctaactagtgcgatgcaatgcgatcgtgttagccgagttattagttaagtccattcatccagcaggttgggaaatctggtacaccccatgtattaatgccctaaactggttacgAGGCCAAGAGCCCCCAACACGTGATGCTaaggccccgcggtccgtgatcccatcaagttcctcatccctgacttcaagcacatgaggagtgccgagagaaagggatcactcgcggtcactacgggaaggcgcgataccccagcgtaggccgacagctcggacactgtcccatttcaccatgcccgccccacgaggctgtggaccagttCCAAGTGGGTTATTGACAGGCTACAACGGTTGCAGGGtggatcaggttccatacatatgtgagcaaacagggttaacaaacaaggttggtcagacagtaggctagaccgcacgagtcaggcgagcgtgagacgagtgacatcgggcacaagggacccatgtagtcgaactacagccacccgaacacacccgcccaaacccacggaTCTAGCCCTatcatagtcctaccgatgggactaccgtctctcctcatgttcctgaccagcCCAAGAGTGTGAGGGTGGTTCATGACCTGCCAACTATCCAGGTTACTAACTAACCTATCAACAACATGACCTCATGCATCTCAACCATATAGCACGAATACTTCACCAAGCAAGCAGACATTATCAATAAACAAGGTGCGTGTGAGTATGTGGGTTCGTGAGGAAGTTAAATACTTCCTCTATCTTAAGAAATCATGAGCACAAGGGTAATAAATCATACACGCAATGAAGCACCACATATGAAGGAAAGGAATCAAGCAAACATGAGCATACTATCATCCATACTCAATATCATATGAGAGGCAAGATCAACACTAAATTTGAGAGCTAAGCATGCACATCCATacaatttcaacaaacatatgattCCTAGGGTCTCTTTAGAATTTTAAGTATAACATCCaagtaatcaaaatcattaagctcatactaaaattggtgctaggtcaactaagaataatagtccgcacctatgggtcGATGGAGACTTGGAGagcgacctaggaatgagggcttcgGGTCGGACGACCGGAATCCCTAAAATAAGTTCTTGCATgtgagaaatgcatgcaaatccTTTCTCAATATATGAATTTCAAGGAAAAGAGggtgaaggatcttacctagatgtCCTATAGACGATTGTTGAGGTTGTGGTGAAGAGTTCCCTTTGGAGAAGGGATAGAGAGTTgaaagggttgattcccttgggccccaccttgatctaaggtccaccttagctctcttccactctccctttCTCCTCTTTGCTCTCCCTTAACTTCCTTGGCAATGGTAGTTgtggtgggagttatgagataagggttagggatttaattcctagacttgggccctttggcctaaAGTTTCCTCAAATTCTCAAAATAGCCTACTATGACTCACTATTAGTgttggagtggccctaacactcctttggccaccaaatttggtgggtaggtgccctatggcccaatgaggggccatataaaatttgagaacaaacggatgaacggttatggggtttgagtcaacggttccgatctttaaatggccctgtgggggccattccggtgattggagtggttctggtagccctctggccatgaaattcgtctgtttcatggcccgatgaagggccatgcaaaatttgggaacgatcggatatggggtttggttgtGCGGgttcgatttgtgatcaacggtcaccgttcctcgatcgggtcccagagttcgtggatgggtgtaggaaaatttattagaccttcaccgaaaatgtagaagagatccgacggctggatagcctggtatctcggtttcatttgcgaGTGCCAGATTCCGgtcttggcattggtggggtgcatttgatcagtgtcagatcccacttttgggtgtccactgggtctgtgGTTCGCGATGCTCCACAAgtccagtgagctctatggttccctaattTTTTAGATATTTATGACCTTTCCGCGTCACGGTGTAGCTTGCACGGGCTACTGCTAAGAGTAAACGGTCATCCGGCTTAGCGGCCTGCACATGGCCTTGCCATGACCCGTCTGATCCACTCAGtttggatccaccggatcggattTGTTTTGCCCACCTttacacgaacggttcaaaggagatcaaagttatgttacatgggcctcacaatgatgtatttattatatctacaccgttcatctatttttaaagattattttagagcattatccaaaaaatgaatcatatccaaagatcatctggaccacaccttaaatagcagtgaagatcatgattttcaccgttaaacaatttgtagggcccaccataacgtttattttacatccaatctgttcataaggtcaaaaataactaaatgaagaggaaaaacaaatttcatattgatccaaaacttctgtaatctaaaaaaggtttcaacagtagacgtttaATCTCCCGCTGGTTTTTACAATATTGTCCAGTTGATAgttagatccatcttattttttgtctcaagccttaaaaccaGCTCGCCGAATGGatagacaatttggatataatacatatctcatgGTCAGACCCACGGaatttgctgacatcaatacagctaGCTAGTGTGACATAcacaagccaatccgcttccacggctatatagctagtgtgacaAACAcaagccaatctgcttccgtatatacaacactcaagtggaccacaccagataataagtttaagtttggttGTATTAAATGCACAAATTATTAAACGCAAGAGTTATCTGTGGCGTGGCACATTGGATCGTCGGATCTACCTTATTTGgtgttcatatattaaaatgatatggtaTGAAAAAACAGATACATCGCGGCGGGGCCGCTACAGAGCTACCCGTCCGTAGCATACCTGACAAGTACATCTTGTTTTCGCCGCGGGTGATCTTAATGTGCGGCCGACCTTTCATCCGAGTTGGATGTTAAGTTTCCGTCTACTGAGATCACGTTCTACAAACGTGTGCCATCGGTGGCCCCCCACCATGAACGGTCCAGCTGCGCACACGTGTGTTAGACTCGGCCACGCATAAAAAAGTGCCCACGTGGGTACCTTGCCGCACGTGTGCTAGATCCGTTGTTCATTATCTTTTTTAGCATCTGAAGTCAACTCCCCGTACCGCGCTGCCGTACCTTGTGATAGGTACCTACCAGGGTTACTTTCGAAAACCGAGACCCACGTGGGTGAAATTTTCacaagatccacaccgtccatcagttactCTAACTCATataaaccattgaaaataatTATAACATAAGACTCAATTAGGCCCCTACATAGGAAACAAATGGGATGGAACGCCCGTGgggtttatatgtcatccaatctattaatctgATGTTTTTCATCAGAATGAAAGCATTACCCAAGTATAAAACTATGGTAAAAATAAATATGGGCCATTCCAGGTGAATTTAAAGTATTTTTGGGTTTACTTCTCGTTGTGGTCAacataaaattttgaattatcgtgattttttattaaaagaaaaaacattTTTGTActtgatagacggcatggattgtaCGTTCATTAGTCTGTTTTCCCAAGATAGAGAAACTAACCCTGGATATATATAACGCGATGTACACAAGTGGTTTCGATAACGGCAAGGATATCCTGGTAATTCCACTTTCCCTTGTTAATATTTTCAACGGAGATTTTGATAAGCTTTTCGCAGAATCTAGGGTTTCTCATCTCTCCACGACCGAGCTTGcacaaattttcttttttcacccGTTTCCGAAGAACAGAGATCTAGGGTTTTGGAAAAAGGCACCAAAAACCTTTGATTTTAGGGTTTCGTTTCTGAGATTAGCTGATTTTTCCCTAGATTCCATGGTTATTTCGGTTCTCTTGAACTTCTGGGGGGTTTTGCGATTTTTATCCCTTGATTCTAGGGTTTTGATTTGAAATGCATGGATTTCTGGGGTTCCTCCTTTAGATGCAGTGATTTGTAGGGTTTTTAGGGCTTTCGTCTCGTAATGTTCGGATTTTTAAGCTTTGattccatttttaagggttttgcaTCGAAATAACAGGATTTTGTTGGGCTTTTAGGGTTTTTAAGTGTGTTTTGGGGATTTAGAGCTTCAATGACCCCAGTTTTTGGTAATTTGTTTTGAAAACTGCTCTTTGATCCTCTTCGGCTACTGATCTGTGAATTTCTGTTCTGTAACCCctgctttttttcttttggattttgCAACTTTGCTGGTATTTATGGTTTACAGCTACCATTGTCTGTGAATTACACCCCCTGGAGTTTCTCTAGAAATTTCTGCTCGAAAAGCTGAGATTTGTTAGAGTTTTTGCTTCTGTGTTGGGGGATTTAGGGTTCACAGCCACCATTCTATGAGATTTTCTGGTGAAAACAGAGCCTTGGGGTTTTGAGGATATTATTCGGTGACATTTGGCTCCAAAAACAGAGATTTTTTTTGGGTAGAATGCACTGATTTGGGGTTGTTGCTAGCTAGTTAGGGTGTTCTGGAGGTGGGAAAAACTAGGATTTTGATGTTTCTCAGGCGCCACATTCTTATGTTATTTTCATTTTGAAATGCTGAAACCTGGGGTTTTATTGATCGAAGATGAATCCTGAAAGCAGCAGTTTCACAAGGTGCGTGCGGCACCCATCTCAGTTTTTCACTGGTTTCTGTTCGACGTGTTTGGTTGAGAGATTGTCACGAGTGGAGTATGCAGGAAGAAGCCCAAAGCCATCCTTTGACACTGAGCAGAAACAGGTAGAGTGCTCTCTACCTGTCTCTGGATCTGAAAAGAAAACTCAAGATATTCGGGTACGGAAAACCCTCTTGTCATTGTTTCATTTGGATGATAATGTTAATGAAGAAAATGGTACAAAGCATCAAGGTCAGATCGAGAATTCCACAAGCAGTGTTAGATTTGCTGAATGCAGAAATGGGTCTGCAAATATTTCTGTTGGGGTAAAGTTCAATCCTGTGACTGGGGTTTCACCAGACCCAAATTTGTCGGAAAACAATCATATCctggaaaattttgattcagaaaCTAGGTTTCGTGAAAATGGAAATGGGTCAAAGAGTGATGTCATGGGAAATTTCAATTCAGAAACTCAGGCATCCAGCTCTGTTGGTGTTGTAGAAGATGTCAGTGTTGATGATGGTGTTCGGAAGAAACGCAGTTCTCTGGAGTATGAGAAATTGAAGGAGAAAAGTGTCTTATTTTGTTGGAGCTCTGTGTTTTCAAGAAAAGTATTGAAATGGAGTAGAAGTGCTTGCAGGAGAACTCTAACTCAGGAGACTAACAACTGGAATGTTGGATTCAGGGAGAAACAGCTGGAGACCAAGGTTGATTTCCGTAATTCCTGTGATCAAAAGGCATCTTACAACTCTAATAATGCCTTTTGGGAGGATCCGAGACATTCATGGGATGGTGTCATGATGGGCAAGGCATTTACTCCATCTTTTACTGGCATTGAAGCAGTAGATGGGAAACTGATGGGGACTTCGGGGATTGATTGGCGAAATTCATTAATGTCTCACAGGAGGAGAATGAGTCTGCCCGAGGAAGATATATCATCGTTGGATCCTAGGCCATCAACGGATAGTAAAGATATGGGCAAGATGAGTACTGTGAGTTTGGATGAGGAGAAGTGCATGTTGGCAGGCAGCAATCTGGGTGAACCAAATGGAGATGTGAAATATGACGAACCTGGCCAAGACACCTCAGTTCTGAATACCAGAAGGAAATCTCATGGGTGGAGTAAGGTGTGGAACAGGAGTCTAACCAGCCCTTTTAGGGACTTGAGTAAAAAACGTGAAAACGTTTTGGAGCGGTCTCTATCAGAGTCATGGTGTGGAATTCAAAGAGAAAATAACACAGAAACCATCAAAGCAGACAGTATAACGCATTTGTGTGGTGGCAGCGCAAGTTCTGCTAAGAAACAACAGATTCCAAGTGGGAACAGAAATGTTGGGAATGGTGAATTCCAGAGGGTTAGACCTGATtgccagaagaagaagaaggaaattatGCTTGGTCGGAGCCGGAGTGTTCACTACTCCTCACCTGGAAACCTGGATCATGGACTTCTTCGCTTTTATTTGACTCCTCTGAGGAGCAGCAGAAGAACTACAAGAAAGGGTCGGATGAAGACATCAAGGTCTTTTGCTAGAGGCATCTTTGGTTTTTAGTGATTATGTACTTGTGGAAAGTATTTTAGTTTGTGGTGGTGGAATTTAAATTTATCATGTGTTATAATGTAAAGATATGATGTTGATGATATGGTGATTATTCACGCCTGTGGAGCGGAGCTGTGCCAATGCATTCTGCTTATCCCACAGTACTGCAGCAAGGCTCTTCACTGCATTGTATAAAGCCGGG from Magnolia sinica isolate HGM2019 chromosome 17, MsV1, whole genome shotgun sequence encodes the following:
- the LOC131230998 gene encoding protein OCTOPUS-like; its protein translation is MNPESSSFTRCVRHPSQFFTGFCSTCLVERLSRVEYAGRSPKPSFDTEQKQVECSLPVSGSEKKTQDIRVRKTLLSLFHLDDNVNEENGTKHQGQIENSTSSVRFAECRNGSANISVGVKFNPVTGVSPDPNLSENNHILENFDSETRFRENGNGSKSDVMGNFNSETQASSSVGVVEDVSVDDGVRKKRSSLEYEKLKEKSVLFCWSSVFSRKVLKWSRSACRRTLTQETNNWNVGFREKQLETKVDFRNSCDQKASYNSNNAFWEDPRHSWDGVMMGKAFTPSFTGIEAVDGKLMGTSGIDWRNSLMSHRRRMSLPEEDISSLDPRPSTDSKDMGKMSTVSLDEEKCMLAGSNLGEPNGDVKYDEPGQDTSVLNTRRKSHGWSKVWNRSLTSPFRDLSKKRENVLERSLSESWCGIQRENNTETIKADSITHLCGGSASSAKKQQIPSGNRNVGNGEFQRVRPDCQKKKKEIMLGRSRSVHYSSPGNLDHGLLRFYLTPLRSSRRTTRKGRMKTSRSFARGIFGF